Genomic window (Candidatus Hydrogenedentota bacterium):
CCGGGCAGGTATGCCACGACCCGGCTGACCGCATGGCAGTAGAGGCCGCGGGTGTATTCACGGTCGGCGATGCGCATGGGCTTGCCGCCGCGCGCGTTCAACTGAACGGGATCGTTATTCGCGATGACCTCGATGTGCGGGCGCGCTCCGGCGGTGGCGACGATGCCTTCAAACTTGGCGGCGGCCCACTGCTGCGCCTCGGCCAGTTCGGCTTCGGTTGCGGCGGCGCCGGTGATGATGTGAGCAAGACAGGCGATAATGGCAGCAGCGGTCATGAACCGTTTTTCCTTTCGCATTACACGCGGTCAGCGGCACACGCACCCTGGTCCAGGCAAAAGACCGTGGTACACCCCCGGCTTCCGCCGCGACGGACGGCGGACACATTCTCCCCCGGCCGGTCGCGAGCATAGACCAGACGCGCCGCTGGCGTCTATTCCGGCAAGACAGATTGGTCAGCGACCCAGTTCGACGGCCTGCGGCAGTGCAGGTGGATACGCTTCGTGCATGCTTCTTCGCGCAAATGCGCCGCAGCCCGATAGGCCGGGTCGCGCACGAAGCGGTGAAAATGCTCGATGCTCGGCCATTCGGTGATGTACACGTAATCCGGGCGAAAATCCCCCTGAATCACGTCGACCGGAATCAGCGCTTCGATGCGCCGTGCGCCGTACTTGCGCGCAACCACCGAGGCAGCCTCGAGGTATTCGGCGTAGCGTTGCGCGCCATGGGGCCGGGCAAACCACACGGCATGCAGGATGTACGCCCGTTGGTCCTCGGGCTGGTTTCCAGAGCCAGGCATACGCGAACCCTTTCACTCGCCCCTATCGGCACTAGACTGGCTCACCCGCCGCACATGCACGCCCCGCTCGGGGCGCACGTTTGACCTGTTCAGATACTACGGCAGCAGGCGCGCTTGTGTCAATCATTTCGAGGCAATACGGCCAGCACACGGTGAAAATACTTATCCTTGCGGGGCTGTTCCGCGAACGCCGCGCACCTCATGGCAGCATACGCGCGCGGCAGATGAGCTACCAAATTGTCACTAATTATATGAAATATGTGCATAGTGCTCACAAAGAACGCACTTGATGGGAAGAAAATCTGCCGTTCAGGTAGTTTCTAACAAGAAAGGACTTGACTTGTGGCAACCGGTTTCAGTAGGATACGGGTCCAACGCCTATCGGTGCGGGCACCGAATCTTAGACCTGAGTACCGGTCTCGTTTGCAGACTCCATCGTTCAAACAGAAAGGCGGCGGTAGTGTATATGCGCACGACATGGCAACGAGGGATGTATGAGCCGAGCACGGAGCATGACGCGTGCGGCATTGGTTTCCTGGTGAATATTCGGGGAACGAAGAGCCACGGAATTATCGACGACGGCGTGCGCGTATTGGTGAACCTGACGCACCGCGGCGCTTGCGGTTGCGACCCGGAAACGGGCGACGGCTGCGGCATGCTGCTCCAATTGCCGCACCGGTTCTTTGCGCAGGAGGCATCTGCGCTGGGATTCGACCTGCCGGAACCGGGGGCCTACGGCGTGGGCATGGTGTTTCTGCCGCGGGCTGCGTCGGCGCGCGCGCAGGCCGAGGCCCTGTTTGCCAAGACGATTGCGGAGAATGGGCAAGAGCTGCTGGGCTGGCGCGATGTCCCACTCGATTCCTCGAAACTCGGGTGGCTGGCTCGGGAGAACGAGCCCGTGATCCGGCAGGTATTCGTGAAAGGGGCGCGCGGGATTACGCCGGACGCACTCGAGCGCAAGCTGTTTGTCATTCGCAAGGTCGTTTCTCGGGACATGCGCGGTTCGGGCCTGGACGGCGCGGAGCAATTCTACGTGCCAAGCATGTCGACGCGGACGATAGTCTACAAAGGGCTGATGCTGCCCGAAGCATTCCAGGTGTTCTATCTCGACCTGAACAATCCCCTGTTTGAGAGCGCGTTGTGCCTGGTGCACCAGCGCTACAGCACGAACACGCTTCCTTCGTGGTCGCTGTGCCATCCGTTCCGGTTTCTGTGCCACAACGGGGAAATCAACACGTTGCGCGGGAACATCAACATGATGCGGTCGCGCGAGATGGCTTTTAGCAGCCCGCTCTTCGGCGAGGACATCAGCAAGATACGCCCGGTTCTGACGGAGGGGGCGAGCGATTCGGCCATATTCGACAACGCATTCGAGGTGCTCGTGCATGGCGGACGTTCGGTCGAGCACGCGATGATGATGATGATCCCGGAGCCTTGGAGCGGCCATGAATCGATGCCGGACCACAAGAAGGCGTTCTGCGAGTATCACGCGTGCAAGATGGAGCCGTGGGACGGACCGGCGTCGATCGCGTTTACGGACGGAGTGAAGGTGGGCGCGGTGCTCGACCGCAACGGACTGCGTCCTTCGCGGTATTGGGTCACCAACGACGACCGCGTGATCATGGCGTCCGAAGTGGGTGTGCTGGACCTGCCCCAGAGCCGGATCGTGAAGAAAGGGCGTCTCGAGCCCGGGCGCATGTTTCTGATCAACACGGCCGAGCAGCGCATCGTCGATGATGAAGAGATTAAGGAGACGCTGTCGCGGCGGCAGCCGTATCGGACGTGGCTGAACAAATACCGGACGATTCTTCTCAAGAATGTGCCGGATAAACAGCCGATCACCGAGTCCGCCCCGCTTTTCGAGCGGCAGATCATATTCGGGTACACGCAGGAAGACCTCGAACTGCTCGTCACGCCGATGGCGAAAGAGGGGAAGGAGCCGGTCGGCTCGATGGGCAATGACACCGCGCTTGCGGTGCTGTCGCCGCGCCCGCAACTGCTTTACAGCTACTTCAAGCAACTGTTCGCGCAAGTGACGAATCCGCCTATTGATCCGATTCGCGAGGAGATCGTGATGTCCCTCGAAACGGACATCGGCCGCGAGTGGAACCTGCTCGACGAAGCGCCGGAGCATTGCGAACAACTGCACCTCTATTCGCCCATTCTCAGAAACGGTGAGTTGGCGAACCTGCGCCGGGTGATCAAGCCGGGGTTTCACACCGCAACCATCTCGACGCTTTTCCCTGTCGAGGCGGGCGAGAAGGGCTTGTCGCGTGCGGTCGACCGCATCTGCCGCGAGGCGGAAATGGCCGTGGAGCGCGGCGAGACGTTCCTCATCCTTTCGGACCGCGGCGCAGGGCCGCAGTGGGCGCCGATACCCGCGCTGCTGGCGTGCGGCGCGGTGCACGAGCATCTGGTCGCGGTGCGCAAACGTTCGCAATGCGGGCTCATCGTCGAAAGCGGCGAACCGCGCGAAGTCATGCATTTCGCGCTCTTGTCGGGGTACGGCGCCAGCGCGATCAACCCTTACATGGTCTTCGAGATCATTGCGGACCTTCTGCGCCGCGAGGTCATTACGGAGGAACAGCGCGGCCATGCCGAACACAACTTCATCAAGGCGATAGAGAAAGGACTGCTCAAGGTGATGTCGAAAATCGGCATCTCCACGTTGCAGAGCTATCATGGCGCGCAGATTTTCGAGGCCATCGGCCTCGGCGAGGACCTGATTGACCGCTGCTTCTCCGGCACGCCGTCGCGCATCGGCGGCATCGGTATCCGCGAAGTGGCGAAGGAAACACTGATGCGCCACGCCATTGCGTATCCGCCGAAGCCGTCGCGCCGGCGCGAACTCGACCCGGGCGGCCACTACCGGTGGCGGCAGCGGGGCGAATTCCATCAGTGGAATCCGGATACGGTCGCGTTGCTGCAGAAGGCCGCGCGCGCGAATCGGTGGGACACGTTCCAGCAGTTTTCGGAGACGGTGAACAGCCGCAACCGCACGCTGGCAACGCCGCGCGGGTTGCTCAAATTCAAGCAAGGGAACCCGGTTCCGCTTGACGAGGTGGAGCCCGCGAGCGAGATTGTGAAGCGGTTCTGCACCGGCGCCATGTCGTTCGGCTCCATCAGCAGGGAAGCGCACGAGACGCTGGCCATCGCGATGAACCGGATAGGCGGGCGCTCGAACACCGGCGAAGGCGGCGAAGACCCGCGCCGGTTCGAGCCGGACACGAACGGCGACTTGCGCCGCAGCGCGATCAAGCAGGTGGCATCGGGCCGTTTCGGCGTGACAAACGAGTACCTCGTGAACGCCGACGAACTGCAAATCAAGATGGCGCAAGGCGCGAAGCCGGGCGAGGGCGGCCAGTTGCCCGGGAACAAGGTGTTCCCCGAGATCGCAAAGGTGCGCTACTCGACGCCGGGCGTCGAACTGATCTCGCCGCCGCCGCACCACGACATCTATTCGATCGAGGACCTCGCGCAACTTATTCACGACCTGAAGAACGCGAACGTCAACGCCAAGGTGTCCGTGAAGCTCGTGTCGGAAGTGGGCGTAGGCACGATCGCGGCGGGCGTATCGAAGGGCAAGGCCGACCTGGTGCTGATCAGCGGCCACGACGGCGGCACGGGGGCATCGCCCGTCTCGTCCATCAAACACGCGGGCCTGCCGTGGGAACTCGGTCTGGCCGAGACGCACCAAGTGCTGGTGCAGAACAACCTGCGCGACCGGATCCGCGTACAGACGGATGGCCAATTGAAGACGGGGCGCGACGTGGCGGTCGCGGCAATGCTCGGCGCGGACGAATTTGGTTTTGCCACGGCTCCTCTTGTGGTGAGCGGCTGCATCATGATGCGGAAGTGTCATTTGAACACCTGCCCGGTCGGCGTGGCCACGCAGGATGCCGAATTGCGCAAGAAATTCACGGGCAAGCCCGAGTATGTCGTGAATTACTTCTTCTTCGTCGCGGAAGAAGTCCGCCAGATCATGGCGCGGCTGGGCTTCCGCACCATGAACGAGATGATCGGCCGGGCAGACATGCTCGAGTTCGACCCGCTGCCCGAACACTGGAAGGCGAAGTACCTTGACTTTTCGCGCATCCTGTCCGCGGCAAAGCCCTGGCCCGGCGCGACCCTGTATCAGAGCAAGACCCAAGACCACGGGCTGGACGGGGCGCTGGACTATGAATTAATGGAGAAAGCGAGGCCCGCGCTCGAGCGCAAGGAGCCGGTCCGGTTTTCCGTAACGATACGCAATGTGCACCGCACGGTGGGCACGATGCTGTCCAGCGAACTGACGCGGCGGCACAAACTGGGCATGTACACAGGTTCCCTGCCCGAGGACACGGTCTGGATCGACTGCGAAGGGCAGGCAGGTCAGAGTTTCGGCGCGTTTGCGATCCGGGGCGTGACATTGAGCGTGTCCGGTGAGGCGAACGACTACTGCGGCAAGGGCTTGTCGGGCGGAAAGATTATCTTGCGGCCGCCGGCGGATTGCCCCATCGTTCCGGAAGAAAACATCATTGTGGGGAACGTGGCGTTGTACGGCGCCACCGGCGGCGAGGCGTATTTCCGCGGCATGGCGGGCGAGCGGTTCTGTGTTCGCAACAGCGGCGCCTGGGCAGTCGTCGAAGGGGTCGGCGATCACGGCTGCGAGTACATGACAGGCGGGCGCGCGGTGGTGATCGGCGGAACCGGCCGCAATTTCGCGGCGGGCATGAGCGGTGGTATCGCGTTTGTGTACGACAAGGCCGGTGACTTCGAACGGCGCGTCAACAAGCAGATGGTGGACCTGAAGCCGCTGCACGAGCGGAGCGTGCCCGAGTTGCGCTACCTGTTGGAGCGGCACGCGGAATATACGGGAAGCACCGTTGCCAGGAACCTGCTGAAAGAATGGGAACGTTCCCTGAAGCGGTTTGTCCGTGTTATTCCGAAGGACTACGCGCGGGTGCTGCGGGAAGCAGGGCAGCGTGACCAAGCGCGCGAGGAGATGACGCATGTTTCCCGATAAAGCCCGTGCGTTTCTGACGTTCAACCGCGAATTGGCCCCCCATGAGCCGCCGGAAGAACGCTTGCGTCATTATCAGGAATTCACCCGTTCGCTGCCCGGAGAGAAGGTCCGGCAACAGGCGTACCGGTGCATGAATTGCGGGGTGCCGTTCTGCCACGGCGGCTGTCCGCTCGGAAATCAGATTCCCGATTTCAATGAGCGCGTAAAGGACGATGACTGGGCGGAAGCGCTGCGCATCCTGCATTCGACGAACAATTTCCCCGAGTTCACGGGGCGCGTGTGCCCGGCGCCCTGCGAAGGGTCGTGCGTGCTGGGCATCAACGAACCGCCAGTGGCCATCGAGATGCTCGAACGGGAGATAGCAGACCGCGGCTGGGCCGAGGGCTGGATCCGCCCGGAAACGCCCGCGGCTCGAACGGGCAAGCGTGTAGCCATTATCGGCTCGGGCCCGTCGGGCCTCGCCGCGGCGCAGCAGTTGAATCGCGCGGGGCATACCGTGACCGTCTATGAGCGCGATGATGAACCCGGCGGCCTGCTCACGTACGGGATTCCGGCGTTCAAGCTCGACAAGGGCCTGGTCATGCGGCGGATACAACAGATCCGTGACGAAGGCGTCGAGTTCCGCTGCAACGTGTGGGTCGGCAAGAACGTGCCCGTGGACGAACTGGAGGCGTATGACGCAGTGCTGATCGCCGCCGGCTCAACGAAAGCGCGCACGTTCGAGGGCATGGGCATTCCCGGCTCGCACCTGAAGGGCATTCACCTGGCAATGGACTTTCTACCGCAACAGACACGGCGTTTGCTGGGTAAGCCGGTCGAGGGCGAGGACATCCTCGCGACGGGCAAGAGCGTAATCGTAATTGGCGGCGGCGATACGGGGTCGGACTGTGTCGGGACCAGCCTGCGCCAAGGCTGCAAATCGCTGGTGAACATCGAGTTGTTGCCCCGGCCGCCACTGGCGCGCGCGGCGGATAATCCCTGGCCGGAATGGCCGTTCGTGTACCGCACGTCGACGAGCCACGAAGAGGGCGGAGAACGGGACTTCTGCATCCTCACGAAGAAGTTCGAGGACGACGGCAATGGCAACGTGGCCGCGCTGCATGCAGTGCGCATTAAATGGAGTGACCCGGACCCAGCAGGCAGGCGCGCCATGACCGAAATTCCCGGCAGCGAACTGCGAATTCCCGCGGAACTGGTCCTGATCGCCATGGGTTTCACGCAACCCGAAACAGACACGTTTATCGCAGACATGGGCCTGGAACTGCAGAAGAACCGGTTCGGGCAAGCCGTCAAGGCTGACGACCAGCGGTACATGACCAGCCGCGAGGGCATATTTGCGTGCGGCGACGCGCGCCGGGGTCAATCGCTGGTCGTGTGGGCAATTTCGGAAGGCCGCGAGGCCGCGCGGGCGATTGACCTGTACCTCACGGGCTGCAGCGACCTGCCCGGCAAGGCCTCGTTCGGCTACGACACGCTGGCGCCGCGCGTCTCGTAGATGCGGCTACCGCGGTGGCGCGACAAGCACCCGATAGAATTCCGCCTCGTGATCGGATAGTTGCCGCTCGCGGATGAGTGTTTCGATGCGTCCGATATCCACATCGCGCGGCACGCCCGCCGCGCCCAGTCCCTTTGCATCGCCTTGCCTCTCCGCAGGAATGGCAGGCCGCCAGACCAGCGCTGCGAAGACCAGCGCTACGATGCACACCACTGCGATATAGAGTGCGTCATTTGTTTTCATGAACATTTGCTTTCGGGAACGCACCTGTCGCAACGGATACAATCCAGTTCCCCCGCATGGCGCAGGCCCAAGTCGCAGCGCGCAGGATACGTGGGCGGACTCAACTTGCGCAACAGGCGCGGCCGGTTCAGCAGCGCCAGAAACGCGCCGGCCGGACACAGGTTGCGGCACCAGAACCGGCGATACGGGAACGAGAGCGCGAGCAGAATACCTCCGGACAGAAGGGTAAAGCGGTCCTTCAAAACACTGAAGACCGTCGTCAGGGGGTCCGCGTCCAGGAGCGAAAAATCGCGCGACAGCGCGAAGCGCAGCACCAGCAAGAAGAGCAAGAGATACTTGACCGCGCGCCCGTATCGCCACGCCTGCTTGCCCGGGTCGGTGGCGACCCGCCGGGGCCGCAGGTCGCCGACCAGCTCCTGCAATGCGCCAAAGGGGCACAGGTAGCCGCAATAGACGTTTCCCCACAGGAGCGTGCAGCACGGAACCAGCGCCACCATGAAAAAGGCGCCGCTCATACCCGGTTGTGGAAACGCTCCCGCGAGCGCCGACAGCACGTGATGGGAGGAGTATTGCAGGTTGAGATACAGTCCAAGCACCGCAACAACGGCCAAAAGGAAGACACGCCTGCGCCACCGGCCCGGGAAGAAGCGCAGGAACAGCGCTCCGCCCGTGAACGCCGCCAGCCAGGCGAAATGGGCGTCAAACCATGGCGTGGCATGGGCAGATACCGCGAGTTCCGCGTGAAACAGCGGCCCGAGTTCCTTGGCGGAGACCTCGATAGTGCGCAATATCGCCTGCGACGTGACAGTCGCACCGCTGACACCGTCAATC
Coding sequences:
- a CDS encoding DUF1330 domain-containing protein codes for the protein MPGSGNQPEDQRAYILHAVWFARPHGAQRYAEYLEAASVVARKYGARRIEALIPVDVIQGDFRPDYVYITEWPSIEHFHRFVRDPAYRAAAHLREEACTKRIHLHCRRPSNWVADQSVLPE
- the gltB gene encoding glutamate synthase large subunit, with product MRTTWQRGMYEPSTEHDACGIGFLVNIRGTKSHGIIDDGVRVLVNLTHRGACGCDPETGDGCGMLLQLPHRFFAQEASALGFDLPEPGAYGVGMVFLPRAASARAQAEALFAKTIAENGQELLGWRDVPLDSSKLGWLARENEPVIRQVFVKGARGITPDALERKLFVIRKVVSRDMRGSGLDGAEQFYVPSMSTRTIVYKGLMLPEAFQVFYLDLNNPLFESALCLVHQRYSTNTLPSWSLCHPFRFLCHNGEINTLRGNINMMRSREMAFSSPLFGEDISKIRPVLTEGASDSAIFDNAFEVLVHGGRSVEHAMMMMIPEPWSGHESMPDHKKAFCEYHACKMEPWDGPASIAFTDGVKVGAVLDRNGLRPSRYWVTNDDRVIMASEVGVLDLPQSRIVKKGRLEPGRMFLINTAEQRIVDDEEIKETLSRRQPYRTWLNKYRTILLKNVPDKQPITESAPLFERQIIFGYTQEDLELLVTPMAKEGKEPVGSMGNDTALAVLSPRPQLLYSYFKQLFAQVTNPPIDPIREEIVMSLETDIGREWNLLDEAPEHCEQLHLYSPILRNGELANLRRVIKPGFHTATISTLFPVEAGEKGLSRAVDRICREAEMAVERGETFLILSDRGAGPQWAPIPALLACGAVHEHLVAVRKRSQCGLIVESGEPREVMHFALLSGYGASAINPYMVFEIIADLLRREVITEEQRGHAEHNFIKAIEKGLLKVMSKIGISTLQSYHGAQIFEAIGLGEDLIDRCFSGTPSRIGGIGIREVAKETLMRHAIAYPPKPSRRRELDPGGHYRWRQRGEFHQWNPDTVALLQKAARANRWDTFQQFSETVNSRNRTLATPRGLLKFKQGNPVPLDEVEPASEIVKRFCTGAMSFGSISREAHETLAIAMNRIGGRSNTGEGGEDPRRFEPDTNGDLRRSAIKQVASGRFGVTNEYLVNADELQIKMAQGAKPGEGGQLPGNKVFPEIAKVRYSTPGVELISPPPHHDIYSIEDLAQLIHDLKNANVNAKVSVKLVSEVGVGTIAAGVSKGKADLVLISGHDGGTGASPVSSIKHAGLPWELGLAETHQVLVQNNLRDRIRVQTDGQLKTGRDVAVAAMLGADEFGFATAPLVVSGCIMMRKCHLNTCPVGVATQDAELRKKFTGKPEYVVNYFFFVAEEVRQIMARLGFRTMNEMIGRADMLEFDPLPEHWKAKYLDFSRILSAAKPWPGATLYQSKTQDHGLDGALDYELMEKARPALERKEPVRFSVTIRNVHRTVGTMLSSELTRRHKLGMYTGSLPEDTVWIDCEGQAGQSFGAFAIRGVTLSVSGEANDYCGKGLSGGKIILRPPADCPIVPEENIIVGNVALYGATGGEAYFRGMAGERFCVRNSGAWAVVEGVGDHGCEYMTGGRAVVIGGTGRNFAAGMSGGIAFVYDKAGDFERRVNKQMVDLKPLHERSVPELRYLLERHAEYTGSTVARNLLKEWERSLKRFVRVIPKDYARVLREAGQRDQAREEMTHVSR
- a CDS encoding glutamate synthase subunit beta is translated as MFPDKARAFLTFNRELAPHEPPEERLRHYQEFTRSLPGEKVRQQAYRCMNCGVPFCHGGCPLGNQIPDFNERVKDDDWAEALRILHSTNNFPEFTGRVCPAPCEGSCVLGINEPPVAIEMLEREIADRGWAEGWIRPETPAARTGKRVAIIGSGPSGLAAAQQLNRAGHTVTVYERDDEPGGLLTYGIPAFKLDKGLVMRRIQQIRDEGVEFRCNVWVGKNVPVDELEAYDAVLIAAGSTKARTFEGMGIPGSHLKGIHLAMDFLPQQTRRLLGKPVEGEDILATGKSVIVIGGGDTGSDCVGTSLRQGCKSLVNIELLPRPPLARAADNPWPEWPFVYRTSTSHEEGGERDFCILTKKFEDDGNGNVAALHAVRIKWSDPDPAGRRAMTEIPGSELRIPAELVLIAMGFTQPETDTFIADMGLELQKNRFGQAVKADDQRYMTSREGIFACGDARRGQSLVVWAISEGREAARAIDLYLTGCSDLPGKASFGYDTLAPRVS